One Telluria mixta DNA window includes the following coding sequences:
- a CDS encoding tryptophan halogenase family protein → MLDKAIRKIVIVGGGTAGWMTAAPLALKLGASCEIVLVESPEIGTVGVGESTLPTIRYYNHALGIDGADFVRRTKATFKLGIDFRDWGHIGNRFFHGFSDFGPSIENRPAFMYWLRLARDNPDMPSYEEWSISTAMAHAIKFVPPHGDQPGPTNAYSYAFQFDAGLYALYLREYATARGVQRIEGTVGDVEQHPETGFITAVKLRDGRRIEGDLFVDCTGFRGLLIEGVYKAGYEDWSAMLPCNSAQAVPSALADQLTPYTRSTAKPAGWQWRIPLQHRNGNGHVYCDAFMSDEEAGRVLLAGVDTEPLEAPRQLRFTTGRRRKSWIKNCVAVGLSSGFLEPLESTSINIIELAVGWLIQYFPDRDCSPELAEEFNRLAAQRYEFVRDFIVLHYKLTNRTDSEFWRYCANMAIPDTLQHQIDLFRTSGRITIYDREGFQADSYASMMLGHGIRPERTDPLIDRMDQARLLDHFHKVHATIRQVVGTMPDHAALVAQITGEPIRKL, encoded by the coding sequence ATGCTCGACAAGGCCATTCGTAAAATCGTCATCGTGGGCGGCGGCACCGCCGGCTGGATGACCGCCGCGCCGCTGGCGCTGAAGCTGGGCGCGTCGTGCGAGATCGTCCTCGTCGAATCGCCGGAGATCGGCACCGTCGGCGTGGGCGAATCGACGCTGCCGACGATCCGCTACTACAACCACGCGCTCGGCATCGACGGCGCCGATTTCGTCCGGCGCACGAAGGCCACGTTCAAGCTCGGCATCGACTTCCGCGACTGGGGCCACATCGGCAACCGCTTCTTCCACGGCTTCAGCGATTTCGGCCCATCCATCGAAAACCGCCCGGCCTTCATGTACTGGCTGCGGCTGGCGCGCGACAATCCGGACATGCCGTCGTACGAGGAATGGTCGATCTCGACGGCGATGGCGCACGCAATCAAGTTCGTGCCGCCGCACGGCGACCAGCCGGGCCCCACCAACGCGTATTCCTATGCGTTCCAGTTCGACGCGGGCCTGTACGCCCTCTACCTGCGCGAGTACGCGACGGCGCGCGGCGTGCAGCGCATCGAGGGCACGGTCGGCGACGTCGAGCAGCATCCGGAAACGGGCTTCATCACGGCCGTGAAGCTGCGCGACGGCCGCCGCATCGAGGGCGACCTGTTCGTCGACTGCACGGGGTTCCGCGGCCTGCTGATCGAAGGCGTCTACAAGGCCGGCTACGAGGACTGGAGCGCCATGCTGCCCTGTAACAGCGCCCAGGCCGTGCCCAGCGCGCTGGCCGACCAGCTCACGCCCTACACGCGGTCGACGGCGAAGCCCGCCGGCTGGCAATGGCGCATCCCGCTGCAGCACCGCAACGGCAACGGCCACGTGTACTGCGACGCTTTCATGTCGGACGAGGAAGCAGGGCGCGTCCTGCTGGCGGGCGTGGATACCGAGCCGCTGGAAGCGCCGCGCCAGCTGCGCTTCACGACGGGCCGGCGGCGCAAGTCGTGGATCAAGAACTGCGTGGCGGTGGGGCTGTCGAGCGGCTTCCTCGAGCCGCTCGAATCGACGAGCATCAACATCATCGAACTGGCGGTCGGCTGGCTGATCCAGTATTTCCCCGACCGCGACTGCAGCCCCGAACTGGCCGAGGAATTCAACCGGCTGGCCGCGCAGCGCTACGAATTCGTGCGCGACTTCATCGTCCTGCACTACAAGCTGACGAACCGCACGGATTCCGAATTCTGGCGTTATTGCGCGAACATGGCCATCCCCGACACGCTGCAGCACCAGATCGACCTGTTCCGCACGTCCGGCCGCATCACCATCTACGATCGCGAAGGGTTCCAGGCCGATTCTTACGCGTCGATGATGCTGGGCCACGGCATCCGCCCCGAGCGGACCGATCCGCTGATCGACCGCATGGACCAGGCACGCCTGCTGGATCACTTCCACAAGGTGCATGCGACGATCCGGCAGGTGGTCGGCACGATGCCGGACCACGCGGCGCTCGTGGCGCAGATCACGGGTGAGCCGATACGAAAATTGTAA
- a CDS encoding TonB-dependent receptor — protein MKQFQRTAIATGAAQFVLTASGAMFAHGAYAADAAKKDETTTVVVVGQRAALESAAARKKNADEIVDSIVADDIGKLPDKSVTEVLQRVTGITIDRTLNRVDPQQGVGDGIQHFAAEGTGVAIRGLTYVRSELNGRDSFSANGGRSLSFEDVPPELMTGLDVYKNPSAEQIEGGISGLVNLRTALPFDYKGSKGAVSVEASRSQLRGKNAPAFSGLLSNRWNTDYGQFGALVDVAHSRMRTRSDGTSLSPYIPRTNAVVGDNSGATRWITNGASWTTNNFDRDRDGLYGALQWKKDRLSSYLTYFRSKYEMTTTETSVSQNSPPSAAMLDAGAEFDSRGVLLRGVVRDPSNPGISIGTQSRVAARKSDTTDIAWNTQWRATDQWTVTADLQHTTASSYGYDNTLGIGTFLPKLTTNVTTSPPTLAFDAADTAYLADPSHYYWSFTQEHRDESIATQNAARLDAKFTFDSTVLNDLRFGVRFTNRDAMTRSTHDSDWAQISQTWSVDTAGGGWQPLSDFARLSKPNLRMPNDVATAQFANFFGGKAGMPPAVVVPNQGLLAGGPPASFTTLHSFTQAVCKQPCSQSWNPAAYGDDKGLNGQHEKTKAAYAQLRFGVDTLRFPVDGNVGVRVVRTDMSATGYTLFDPPQNPLPVVPLIPRLADKRDFNHKYTNVLPSLNVRMKASDELQFRAAYSKGMTRPDFYQMQAYTTLEQKVNTHQENGQSVVDSIDYQGSARGNPVLKPVTSTNFDLTAEYYFGKGNSLTLALFNKRLKDIIIGKTSAYTVNDTTGTPHDFLITSPVNGASGRLNGAEIGYQQYFDKLPGLLSGFGVSANYTYVDSRQNMGKSLVNGWCTPKGTLNANLARDLSGCDTDGRLLNADNTPLIGLSKNSYNLALLYDKGPWSGRLAYSWRTKYLQAVNAYGTNGSDGIDGNPNSPTYHQGSSVGYALPVWGGSYGQLDAGVHYNFNEHLNVSVEASNLTNALYKQFMQQNIGMMERGNFYTGRRFTVRMGYTF, from the coding sequence GTGAAGCAGTTTCAAAGAACCGCCATCGCCACCGGCGCAGCCCAGTTCGTGCTGACGGCCAGCGGGGCCATGTTTGCGCACGGCGCGTACGCCGCCGACGCCGCAAAGAAGGATGAGACGACCACCGTCGTCGTCGTGGGCCAGCGCGCCGCACTGGAATCGGCCGCCGCCCGCAAGAAGAATGCGGACGAGATCGTCGACTCCATCGTCGCCGACGACATCGGCAAGCTGCCCGACAAGTCCGTGACCGAGGTGCTGCAGCGCGTGACCGGCATCACGATCGACCGTACGCTGAACCGCGTCGACCCGCAGCAGGGCGTGGGCGACGGCATCCAGCACTTCGCCGCCGAAGGCACGGGCGTGGCCATCCGCGGCCTGACGTACGTGCGTTCGGAGCTGAACGGCCGCGATTCGTTCTCCGCGAACGGCGGCCGCTCGCTCAGCTTCGAGGACGTGCCGCCCGAGCTGATGACGGGCCTGGACGTGTACAAGAACCCGTCGGCCGAGCAGATCGAAGGCGGCATCAGCGGCCTCGTGAACCTGCGCACGGCGCTGCCGTTCGACTACAAGGGCAGCAAGGGCGCCGTGTCGGTGGAAGCGTCGCGTTCCCAACTGCGCGGCAAGAATGCGCCGGCGTTCTCCGGCCTGCTGTCCAACCGCTGGAACACGGACTACGGCCAGTTCGGCGCGCTGGTCGACGTCGCCCATTCGCGCATGCGCACGCGCAGCGACGGCACCAGCCTCAGCCCGTACATCCCCCGTACCAATGCGGTCGTGGGCGACAACAGCGGCGCGACGCGCTGGATCACGAACGGCGCCAGCTGGACCACCAATAACTTCGACCGCGACCGCGACGGCCTGTACGGCGCGCTGCAGTGGAAGAAGGACCGTCTGTCGTCCTACCTGACCTATTTCCGCTCGAAGTACGAGATGACCACGACGGAAACGTCGGTATCCCAGAACTCGCCCCCGTCCGCGGCGATGCTGGATGCCGGCGCCGAATTCGACAGCCGCGGCGTGCTGCTGCGGGGCGTCGTGCGCGATCCGTCGAATCCTGGCATCAGCATCGGTACCCAGAGCCGCGTCGCGGCCCGCAAGTCCGATACGACCGACATCGCGTGGAACACGCAATGGCGCGCCACCGACCAGTGGACCGTGACCGCCGACCTGCAGCACACGACCGCCTCGTCCTACGGGTACGACAACACGCTGGGCATCGGCACCTTCCTGCCGAAGCTGACCACGAACGTGACCACGTCGCCGCCGACGCTGGCGTTCGACGCCGCCGACACCGCCTACCTGGCCGATCCGAGCCACTACTACTGGAGCTTCACCCAGGAACACCGCGACGAGTCGATCGCCACCCAGAACGCGGCGCGCCTGGACGCCAAGTTCACGTTCGACAGCACCGTGCTGAACGACCTGCGTTTCGGCGTGCGCTTCACCAACCGCGACGCGATGACGCGCTCGACGCACGACAGCGACTGGGCCCAGATCTCGCAGACGTGGTCCGTCGACACCGCCGGCGGCGGCTGGCAGCCGCTGTCCGACTTCGCCCGGCTGAGCAAGCCGAACCTGCGCATGCCGAACGACGTCGCGACGGCACAGTTCGCGAATTTCTTCGGGGGCAAGGCCGGAATGCCGCCGGCCGTCGTCGTCCCGAACCAGGGGTTGCTGGCGGGTGGTCCGCCGGCGTCCTTCACCACCCTGCACAGCTTCACGCAGGCGGTCTGCAAGCAGCCGTGCTCGCAAAGCTGGAACCCGGCCGCCTACGGCGACGACAAGGGCCTGAACGGCCAGCATGAGAAGACCAAGGCCGCGTACGCGCAGCTGCGCTTCGGCGTCGACACCTTGCGCTTCCCGGTGGACGGCAACGTGGGCGTGCGCGTCGTGCGTACCGACATGTCGGCGACCGGCTATACGCTGTTCGATCCGCCGCAGAACCCGTTGCCCGTGGTGCCGCTGATCCCGCGCCTGGCGGACAAGCGCGACTTCAACCACAAGTACACGAACGTCCTGCCCAGCCTGAACGTGCGCATGAAGGCCAGCGACGAGCTGCAGTTCCGCGCCGCGTACTCGAAAGGCATGACGCGTCCGGACTTCTACCAGATGCAGGCCTACACGACGCTGGAACAGAAGGTGAACACGCACCAGGAAAACGGCCAGTCGGTGGTGGACTCCATCGATTACCAGGGCAGCGCCCGCGGCAATCCGGTGCTCAAGCCCGTCACGTCGACCAACTTCGACTTGACGGCCGAGTACTATTTCGGCAAAGGCAACTCGCTGACGCTGGCCCTGTTCAACAAGCGCCTGAAGGACATCATCATCGGCAAGACGTCGGCGTACACGGTGAACGACACGACGGGGACGCCGCACGACTTCCTGATCACGTCGCCAGTGAATGGCGCGTCGGGCCGCCTGAACGGCGCGGAAATCGGCTACCAGCAGTATTTCGACAAGCTGCCCGGTCTGCTGTCGGGCTTCGGTGTGTCGGCCAACTACACGTACGTCGACAGCCGCCAGAACATGGGCAAGTCGCTGGTCAACGGCTGGTGCACGCCGAAGGGCACCCTGAACGCGAACCTCGCCCGCGATCTCTCCGGTTGCGACACGGACGGCCGTCTGCTGAACGCGGACAACACGCCGCTGATCGGGCTGTCGAAAAACTCGTACAACCTGGCCCTGCTGTACGACAAGGGCCCGTGGTCCGGCCGCCTGGCCTACAGCTGGCGCACGAAGTACCTGCAGGCCGTCAACGCCTACGGCACGAACGGCTCCGACGGTATCGACGGCAATCCGAACAGCCCGACCTACCACCAGGGCAGTTCGGTGGGTTATGCGCTGCCGGTTTGGGGCGGTTCGTACGGCCAGCTGGACGCCGGCGTCCACTACAACTTCAACGAGCACCTGAACGTATCGGTGGAAGCGTCCAACCTGACCAATGCGCTGTACAAGCAGTTCATGCAGCAGAATATCGGCATGATGGAACGCGGTAACTTCTACACGGGCCGCCGATTCACGGTGCGGATGGGCTACACTTTCTGA
- a CDS encoding alpha/beta hydrolase has protein sequence MRKLLLTLLLCLTAGAGAQAQTTVIPLWPEGVPNAKPHPGPEKVDGTFISNVSQPSLTYYPAASDRPARTAVIICPGGSYQFLASDHEGKQYAQWLSKLGVAAFVLKYRLADHGHPAPLQDVLRALRTVRAHAADYGVAPDRVGVMGSSAGGHLAASAATLFDDPAGRTGAALDTVSARPDFALLVYPVITLTPPAAHEGSRYALLGAHPTPEQVKAMSVETRVTAQTPPVFLVHAQDDGAVPVENSILFYQALTRARVPAEMHLVEHGGHGAGMGGSADFSRWPRRAEEWLRDHKLIAQ, from the coding sequence ATGCGCAAACTGTTATTGACACTGCTTCTCTGCCTCACAGCCGGCGCCGGCGCCCAGGCGCAGACGACCGTGATTCCACTCTGGCCGGAAGGGGTGCCGAACGCGAAGCCGCATCCCGGTCCGGAAAAGGTCGACGGGACGTTCATCAGCAACGTGTCGCAGCCGTCGCTCACCTATTACCCCGCGGCGTCGGACCGTCCGGCCCGGACCGCGGTCATCATCTGCCCCGGCGGCAGCTACCAGTTCCTCGCGTCCGACCATGAAGGCAAACAGTACGCCCAGTGGCTGTCGAAGCTCGGCGTCGCCGCCTTCGTGCTGAAGTACCGCCTGGCCGACCATGGCCATCCAGCGCCGCTGCAGGACGTGCTGCGTGCGCTGCGCACCGTGCGCGCGCATGCCGCCGACTACGGCGTGGCACCCGACCGCGTCGGCGTGATGGGCAGCTCGGCCGGCGGCCACCTTGCCGCCAGCGCGGCCACGCTGTTCGACGATCCGGCCGGCCGCACGGGCGCCGCGCTGGATACCGTCAGCGCGCGCCCGGACTTCGCGCTGCTCGTCTACCCGGTGATCACATTGACGCCGCCGGCGGCGCACGAAGGCTCGCGCTACGCGCTGCTGGGCGCGCATCCGACGCCGGAACAGGTGAAGGCCATGTCGGTGGAAACGCGGGTCACCGCGCAGACGCCGCCCGTGTTCCTCGTCCACGCACAGGACGACGGCGCCGTGCCGGTCGAGAACAGCATCCTGTTCTACCAGGCCCTCACCCGCGCCAGGGTGCCGGCCGAGATGCACCTGGTCGAACACGGCGGCCACGGCGCGGGCATGGGCGGCAGCGCCGACTTTTCGCGCTGGCCGCGGCGTGCCGAGGAATGGCTGCGCGACCACAAGCTGATCGCGCAGTAA
- a CDS encoding helix-turn-helix domain-containing protein, translating into MQEFYKKALYAFILIVLADALLAIVLVDRSYLSQPLLPAQEGGDERALRWRHGFTSIPYDGRLIRLDSTARDQLKFDLNLPADGTDPNVSADLLAVDGKGRPLQADLSKYRTVSFVAKCSPASSMFFLASIFDEHVSQPGNYLTYPPAQTFFSCNEQGVPVTIDLTRLTIPPWWFDTVHRDLSRQDYVLDRVERFVFGATGQSPRGVPAHVEISWITLHGRDYRYLAWLAGLVAVGWVGFGVWFFRAQARAMLASVDTHLKKDLPLVAYRQLTLEPYRDKEKAAVLKFIATNYTNPELDLEGVVAATGTNRTKVNDVLKSELGMTFTSYLNKLRLTEAARLLTENGDTTVAEIAYSVGYANVSYFNKLFKEEYGCTPKAFRTLADQQEPPADPVQETAAP; encoded by the coding sequence ATGCAAGAGTTTTATAAGAAGGCGCTGTACGCATTCATTCTCATCGTGCTCGCCGACGCGTTGCTGGCGATCGTGCTCGTCGACCGCAGCTATCTGTCGCAGCCGCTGCTGCCGGCGCAGGAGGGCGGCGACGAGCGGGCGCTCCGCTGGCGCCACGGTTTCACGTCGATACCCTATGACGGGCGGCTCATCCGCCTGGACAGCACGGCGCGCGACCAGCTGAAGTTCGACCTGAACCTGCCCGCGGACGGCACGGATCCCAACGTGTCCGCCGACCTGCTGGCGGTCGACGGCAAGGGCAGGCCGCTCCAGGCGGACCTGTCGAAGTACCGCACCGTGTCGTTCGTCGCGAAATGCTCGCCCGCGAGTTCCATGTTCTTCCTCGCGTCGATCTTCGACGAGCACGTGTCGCAGCCCGGGAATTACCTGACTTACCCGCCGGCCCAGACCTTCTTCTCGTGTAACGAGCAGGGCGTGCCCGTCACCATCGACCTGACGCGGCTGACGATACCGCCATGGTGGTTCGACACGGTGCATCGCGACCTGTCGCGCCAGGATTACGTGCTCGACCGCGTGGAGCGCTTCGTCTTCGGGGCGACGGGGCAGAGCCCGCGCGGCGTCCCGGCCCATGTCGAAATCAGCTGGATTACGCTGCACGGCCGCGACTACCGCTACCTCGCCTGGCTGGCGGGCCTCGTGGCGGTGGGATGGGTCGGGTTCGGCGTGTGGTTCTTCCGCGCGCAGGCGCGTGCGATGCTCGCGAGCGTGGACACGCATCTCAAGAAGGACCTGCCGCTCGTCGCCTACCGCCAGCTGACGCTGGAGCCTTACCGCGACAAGGAAAAGGCAGCGGTGCTGAAGTTCATCGCGACGAATTACACGAATCCGGAACTGGACCTCGAAGGCGTCGTCGCCGCCACGGGGACGAACCGCACCAAGGTCAACGACGTGCTGAAATCGGAACTGGGCATGACGTTCACCAGTTACCTGAACAAGCTGCGCCTGACCGAGGCGGCGCGGCTGCTCACCGAGAACGGCGACACGACGGTCGCCGAGATCGCGTATTCGGTCGGGTATGCCAACGTCTCGTACTTCAACAAGCTGTTCAAGGAAGAATACGGGTGCACCCCGAAAGCCTTCCGCACGCTGGCGGACCAGCAGGAGCCGCCGGCCGATCCTGTGCAGGAAACCGCAGCGCCCTGA
- a CDS encoding glycoside hydrolase family 3 C-terminal domain-containing protein: protein MNAQLPADERAALVLREMTQDEKLKLVFGYLGADHEQKKTKRPEPSHNQSAGFVYGVPRLGIPHLWETDAGLGVASQGGPNVRHATALPSGLNTAATWDVNTAYAGGAMIGAEARARGFNVLLAGGVNLMRDPRNGRNFEYGGEDPLLAGRMVGAQIRGIQSNHVVSTLKHFALNDQETGRTTLNVLISEQAARTSDLLALQIANEEGNPGAVMCSYNRVNGVYACENTWLLTDVLKGDWGFKGWVMSDWGAVHSTVPAANAGLDQQSGMPFDLADYFGAPLKEAVANGWVPQARLDDMARRVLRTMFDHGVVDHPVAPAPDAIDFRKHAAVSMKDAQDGMVLLKNTARALPLDRAVKRIAVIGGHADKGVLAGGGSSLVYPVGGNAVPGIAPTSWPGPVMYYPSAPLEAIRRRAPGATVTYADGADRAAAAALARNSDAVVVFATQWVGEGVDAADLALPDRQDDLIAAVAAANPKTVVVLETGGPVAMPWLPNVAAVLEAWYPGTSGGDAIAGILFGEANPSGHLPATFPASVAQLPRPVLDGYPDANERRFDVDYHEGAAVGYKWFDLKGLKPLFPFGHGLSYTDFTLSGLEATVKDGVVSASFTVANTGKRAGREVAQIYVAPVGARWEAPKRLGGFAKVEVQPGAAAQASVTVDPRLLAVYDPATKRWNVAAGDYRVILAASAADDKASETTVRLEAAAYDVHGKPLRTRSAP from the coding sequence ATGAATGCCCAGCTCCCCGCGGACGAGCGGGCCGCCCTCGTGCTGCGCGAGATGACGCAGGACGAAAAGCTGAAGCTCGTCTTCGGCTACCTGGGCGCGGACCACGAGCAGAAGAAGACGAAGCGCCCGGAGCCGTCGCACAACCAGTCGGCCGGCTTCGTGTACGGCGTGCCGCGCCTCGGCATCCCGCACCTGTGGGAAACGGACGCCGGCCTCGGCGTCGCCAGCCAGGGAGGTCCCAACGTGCGCCACGCGACGGCGCTGCCGTCCGGCCTGAACACGGCGGCCACGTGGGACGTGAATACGGCGTACGCGGGCGGCGCGATGATCGGCGCGGAAGCGCGTGCGCGCGGCTTCAACGTGCTGCTGGCGGGCGGCGTCAACCTGATGCGCGACCCGCGCAACGGCCGCAATTTCGAATACGGCGGCGAGGACCCGCTGCTGGCCGGCCGCATGGTGGGCGCGCAGATCCGCGGCATCCAGTCGAACCACGTCGTCTCCACGCTGAAGCACTTCGCACTGAACGACCAGGAGACGGGCCGCACGACGTTGAACGTCCTGATTTCCGAGCAGGCCGCGCGCACGTCCGACCTGCTGGCGCTGCAGATCGCGAACGAGGAGGGCAACCCGGGCGCCGTGATGTGTTCCTATAACCGCGTCAACGGCGTCTACGCCTGCGAGAACACCTGGCTGCTGACCGACGTGCTGAAGGGCGACTGGGGCTTCAAGGGCTGGGTGATGTCGGACTGGGGCGCCGTCCACAGCACGGTGCCGGCGGCGAACGCGGGACTGGACCAGCAGTCCGGCATGCCGTTCGACCTGGCCGACTACTTCGGCGCGCCGCTGAAGGAAGCCGTCGCGAACGGCTGGGTGCCGCAGGCGCGCCTGGACGACATGGCGCGCCGCGTCCTGCGCACGATGTTCGACCACGGCGTCGTCGATCACCCCGTTGCGCCCGCGCCGGATGCCATCGACTTCAGGAAGCATGCGGCCGTGTCGATGAAGGATGCGCAGGACGGCATGGTCCTGCTGAAGAACACCGCCCGGGCGTTGCCGCTGGACCGCGCCGTGAAGCGCATCGCCGTCATCGGCGGCCACGCGGACAAGGGCGTGCTGGCGGGCGGCGGCTCGTCGCTCGTGTACCCGGTGGGCGGCAACGCGGTGCCGGGCATCGCGCCGACGTCGTGGCCCGGCCCCGTCATGTATTACCCGTCGGCGCCGCTGGAGGCGATCCGCCGGCGCGCGCCCGGCGCGACGGTGACGTATGCCGACGGCGCCGACCGCGCCGCGGCGGCCGCGCTGGCGCGCAACAGCGACGCCGTCGTCGTGTTCGCGACCCAGTGGGTGGGCGAGGGCGTGGACGCGGCGGACCTGGCGCTGCCGGACCGCCAGGACGACCTGATCGCGGCCGTGGCGGCGGCCAATCCGAAGACGGTCGTGGTGCTGGAGACGGGCGGCCCCGTCGCCATGCCGTGGTTGCCGAACGTGGCGGCCGTACTGGAAGCATGGTATCCGGGCACGAGCGGCGGCGACGCCATCGCGGGCATCCTGTTCGGCGAGGCCAACCCGTCCGGCCACCTGCCGGCCACGTTCCCGGCGTCCGTGGCGCAACTGCCGCGCCCCGTGCTGGACGGCTATCCGGACGCAAACGAGCGCCGCTTCGACGTCGATTACCACGAAGGCGCGGCCGTCGGCTACAAATGGTTCGACCTGAAAGGGCTCAAGCCGCTGTTCCCGTTCGGGCACGGCCTGTCGTACACGGACTTCACGCTGTCCGGCCTGGAGGCCACCGTGAAGGATGGCGTCGTGTCCGCGTCGTTCACCGTCGCAAACACGGGCAAGCGGGCGGGCCGGGAAGTGGCGCAGATCTACGTGGCGCCCGTCGGCGCGCGCTGGGAAGCGCCGAAGCGCCTGGGCGGCTTCGCGAAGGTGGAAGTGCAGCCCGGCGCCGCCGCGCAGGCGTCCGTCACGGTCGATCCGCGCCTGCTGGCCGTCTACGATCCGGCCACGAAGCGGTGGAACGTGGCGGCCGGCGACTACCGCGTCATCCTCGCGGCCAGCGCGGCGGACGACAAGGCCAGCGAGACGACCGTGCGCCTGGAGGCGGCCGCGTACGACGTCCATGGCAAGCCCCTGCGCACGCGTTCGGCGCCGTGA